A single genomic interval of uncultured Desulfobacter sp. harbors:
- a CDS encoding Sir2 family NAD-dependent protein deacetylase, with translation MDNLKENIKRASEVIKNADALFITAGAGMGVDSGLPDFRGNSGFWKAYPPIAKLGKSFTEMADPVWFDKKPEIAWAFYGHRLNLYRETIPHEGFFKLLDLGKKKQYGYFVFTSNVDGQFQKAGFDDAFIEECHGSIHHLQCTQPCSNDIWDIGEQNVNVDMEAFTATGELPRCKNCGGLARPNILMFGDWNWIASRTNAQGERLQKWLQKLNTYNAKLAIIEMGAGLAVPTVRYKSQQTANNINSTLIRINPRDYDVPKGEIGIPLGAKEGINRILF, from the coding sequence ATGGACAACTTAAAAGAAAATATCAAACGTGCTTCCGAAGTTATAAAAAATGCAGACGCACTTTTTATAACTGCCGGCGCCGGTATGGGAGTAGATTCGGGTTTGCCTGATTTTAGAGGAAATTCAGGATTTTGGAAAGCTTACCCGCCCATAGCAAAACTGGGTAAATCCTTTACCGAAATGGCAGACCCTGTGTGGTTCGACAAAAAGCCTGAAATCGCCTGGGCGTTTTATGGGCACAGATTAAACCTTTATCGTGAGACAATCCCCCACGAAGGATTTTTTAAATTGCTCGATTTAGGCAAAAAGAAGCAATACGGATATTTTGTATTCACCTCAAATGTTGACGGACAGTTTCAAAAAGCCGGCTTTGACGATGCCTTTATTGAAGAATGTCATGGCTCGATCCATCATCTTCAATGCACCCAGCCATGTTCAAACGACATCTGGGACATCGGGGAACAAAACGTCAATGTTGATATGGAGGCGTTTACAGCAACCGGCGAGCTTCCAAGATGTAAAAACTGTGGCGGATTGGCACGCCCCAATATTTTAATGTTTGGAGACTGGAACTGGATAGCGTCCCGTACCAATGCACAGGGAGAACGTTTGCAAAAATGGCTTCAAAAGCTTAACACCTACAATGCAAAATTAGCGATTATTGAAATGGGTGCAGGCCTTGCGGTGCCTACGGTACGATATAAGTCTCAACAAACCGCCAATAACATAAATTCAACTCTAATTCGTATTAACCCAAGAGATTACGATGTACCAAAAGGAGAAATCGGTATTCCGCTTGGCGCCAAGGAAGGCATAAACAGGATTTTATTTTGA
- a CDS encoding ATP-binding protein, producing the protein MGLKTRIITFVVLAFSVITLFLCFYITHQVKIFELKRLRAQIDKSVYLMRIINTLPLYNVDMDALKMNMETFFDDENMKSLAIHDSEINININYERPFPFGGTDIKRSFVIDHNGLKLGRLTVVYSTGLIEKKLANFRARLLWFVFAVILVMAVMLSFLINIITKPVAKLVRNTSEIAAGNFDREIEQTGVGEVGTLSRNFLLMRDAVKEKIEELARTNTRLDREIQQKNIQERKILHQRMLISFVNTFFQRSITAQSIQEIAEIFITIAQGVIPSPYCFVGQICDRENNLKILALSDQPQKQFLGLDNAHIKSGFKQHTPGRLIKAITDKTPVISNNVCLNPEFSFLPRELLPIDSIMALPMLNGKDVLGLVTFAGKEGGYTREDQEAATMMIMALVEALSLRIQKDEKQRLEKRMVQSEKMVSVGGLAAGMAHEINDSLTGIRKAVQMIRNSIENPVQENIAPKDKNSLDFNGMGQYLRDQGVFKHLDQIMATGKKVSEIVSNLLSFSIETNLDFSVEDVSHLLDQSFELTSNEYSLEQNFNFSAIQVMKDYDPDLPKVKCRGGELKQVFYNILSNGAYAMAHNTDNPCPTFFMRTYSEKGQVCVEIRDNGPGMPENIRNLIFEPFFSTKPHKECAGLGLSVSNFIITKNHNGTIEVESTPGEGSCFKIMLPI; encoded by the coding sequence ATGGGATTAAAAACCCGCATCATTACCTTTGTTGTTCTGGCCTTCAGTGTTATTACTCTATTTTTGTGTTTTTACATCACCCACCAGGTGAAAATTTTTGAATTAAAACGCTTGCGGGCACAAATTGATAAATCTGTCTATCTTATGCGGATTATCAATACCCTTCCCCTGTATAATGTGGATATGGACGCCTTAAAAATGAACATGGAGACTTTTTTTGACGACGAAAATATGAAAAGCCTTGCCATCCATGATTCAGAAATAAATATAAATATCAATTATGAAAGACCGTTCCCTTTTGGTGGAACGGACATAAAAAGAAGTTTTGTCATTGACCATAATGGATTAAAGCTTGGGAGGCTGACCGTTGTTTATTCCACCGGCCTGATTGAAAAAAAACTGGCTAATTTTCGGGCAAGGCTGCTTTGGTTTGTTTTTGCCGTAATCCTTGTCATGGCTGTGATGCTTTCTTTTTTGATTAATATTATCACCAAGCCCGTTGCAAAGCTTGTCCGTAACACTTCTGAGATAGCCGCAGGGAATTTTGACAGGGAAATTGAACAAACAGGCGTTGGGGAAGTAGGAACCCTTTCACGCAATTTTCTACTCATGCGTGATGCCGTTAAAGAAAAAATAGAGGAGTTGGCACGTACCAATACAAGATTAGACCGTGAGATACAGCAGAAAAATATACAGGAAAGAAAAATTTTGCACCAGCGTATGCTGATCTCCTTTGTGAATACTTTTTTTCAACGATCCATAACCGCACAGTCCATACAGGAAATTGCAGAAATTTTTATTACTATTGCCCAAGGCGTGATACCAAGCCCCTATTGTTTTGTGGGGCAAATTTGTGACAGGGAAAATAATTTGAAAATTTTGGCGCTTTCCGATCAGCCCCAAAAACAATTTCTCGGACTTGATAACGCGCATATAAAGAGTGGATTTAAACAGCATACACCCGGCAGGCTGATCAAAGCAATTACTGATAAAACCCCTGTGATATCTAATAACGTATGTTTGAACCCTGAATTTTCGTTTTTGCCCAGGGAACTTCTGCCTATCGACTCCATTATGGCGCTCCCTATGCTGAACGGCAAGGATGTGCTTGGTCTGGTTACGTTTGCAGGTAAGGAAGGCGGATATACGCGTGAAGACCAGGAGGCTGCGACGATGATGATTATGGCCTTGGTTGAAGCGTTAAGTCTTCGAATCCAGAAGGACGAAAAACAGCGACTGGAAAAAAGGATGGTTCAGTCCGAAAAAATGGTGTCAGTTGGAGGGCTTGCTGCAGGTATGGCCCATGAAATCAATGACTCTTTGACCGGCATACGCAAGGCGGTCCAAATGATACGCAACAGTATTGAAAACCCAGTCCAGGAAAATATTGCACCCAAGGATAAAAACAGTTTGGATTTTAATGGAATGGGTCAATATTTGCGAGATCAGGGTGTTTTTAAACATCTGGACCAGATCATGGCGACCGGCAAAAAGGTGTCAGAAATTGTTTCAAACTTACTATCTTTTTCCATAGAAACCAACCTGGATTTTTCTGTTGAAGATGTTTCCCATCTCCTGGATCAGTCGTTTGAGCTCACATCCAATGAATATAGCCTGGAACAAAATTTTAATTTCAGTGCCATTCAAGTTATGAAAGACTATGATCCTGATTTGCCAAAAGTTAAATGCCGGGGCGGCGAATTAAAACAGGTGTTTTACAATATTTTGTCAAACGGGGCATATGCCATGGCCCACAACACAGATAATCCGTGTCCGACTTTTTTTATGCGAACCTATTCTGAAAAAGGACAGGTATGCGTTGAGATAAGAGACAATGGTCCGGGTATGCCCGAAAATATTCGCAACCTTATATTTGAACCGTTTTTTTCCACCAAGCCCCACAAAGAATGCGCCGGACTGGGGTTGTCAGTCTCCAATTTTATCATAACAAAAAATCATAACGGCACAATTGAAGTGGAATCAACCCCTGGTGAGGGCTCCTGCTTCAAAATCATGCTACCCATTTAA
- a CDS encoding prepilin-type N-terminal cleavage/methylation domain-containing protein, translating into MNSDIKRSGFTLIELMMVIAIIGTLAAIATPNYLNFIDKVRVSTAISDIKAIEKDLFSYYIEFDEFPPDLAAVGMDNLTDPWGNPYQYLPVEGTPKGKLRKDHFMVPVNSDFDLYSMGPDGKSVSPFTAKHSRDDIVRANDGAFVGLVSNY; encoded by the coding sequence ATGAACAGCGATATCAAAAGAAGCGGATTTACGCTCATTGAATTAATGATGGTCATTGCCATTATTGGAACACTGGCCGCCATTGCCACGCCGAATTATCTTAATTTTATAGATAAAGTCCGTGTGAGTACTGCCATTTCAGATATTAAAGCCATTGAAAAAGATCTATTCAGTTATTACATTGAATTTGATGAATTTCCCCCTGACCTCGCAGCAGTCGGCATGGATAATTTGACTGACCCCTGGGGTAACCCATATCAATACCTTCCCGTGGAAGGGACCCCCAAAGGCAAATTGCGAAAGGATCATTTCATGGTACCTGTAAATTCAGATTTTGACCTGTACAGCATGGGGCCGGATGGAAAGAGTGTCTCCCCGTTTACAGCCAAACACAGCCGGGATGATATTGTTAGAGCCAATGACGGTGCGTTTGTCGGGTTGGTTTCAAATTATTAA
- a CDS encoding PHP domain-containing protein: MNRSPYVDLHTHTAYTHNNGLSTVSALVERAVSYNMDALAITDSGNVSGVPEFYGACIHSGIKPIMGLGFYFADDSRFSKSTRKYHLVLLAENSIGFMHLLALAERSFTEGFYKRPRIDFELLDMFHDGLICLTGGLGGVVDNYLYAQRKSDAVDFVQKCLSLFGDDHFFLELQDNGLKKNQEMIAELIKLSKETGAQCVVSGGSFYVDRKDALECNELRKAHGNNPLIGEGYYFKSPEEMSSLFSMVPHAVQASRAIADRCTVVLDADKCGKISRYDNDLSIIRQLQGCITQQ; this comes from the coding sequence ATGAACCGATCTCCCTATGTAGATTTACATACTCATACAGCATATACGCATAATAATGGATTAAGTACAGTCAGTGCACTTGTAGAAAGGGCCGTGTCATATAACATGGATGCATTGGCGATTACGGACAGTGGAAATGTTTCCGGAGTACCCGAGTTTTATGGCGCATGTATTCATTCGGGTATAAAACCAATCATGGGATTGGGTTTTTACTTTGCCGATGACTCCCGTTTCTCTAAAAGTACCCGCAAATATCATCTCGTCCTTCTGGCAGAAAACAGTATTGGTTTTATGCACCTGTTAGCACTGGCGGAACGTTCGTTTACAGAAGGGTTTTATAAGCGTCCCAGGATTGATTTTGAACTGCTTGACATGTTTCATGACGGGCTTATTTGCCTTACAGGAGGTCTTGGGGGAGTCGTGGACAACTATTTATATGCACAGAGGAAAAGCGATGCAGTCGATTTTGTCCAAAAATGTTTATCTCTTTTTGGTGATGATCATTTTTTTCTGGAGTTACAGGATAATGGACTGAAAAAAAATCAGGAAATGATTGCGGAGCTGATAAAACTGTCCAAGGAAACAGGCGCACAATGTGTGGTCAGCGGAGGAAGTTTTTATGTAGATAGAAAAGACGCCCTTGAGTGCAATGAACTTCGCAAAGCACATGGTAATAATCCATTAATTGGCGAGGGGTATTATTTTAAATCTCCGGAAGAAATGTCTTCTCTGTTTTCAATGGTTCCCCATGCTGTACAGGCAAGTAGAGCAATTGCAGACAGATGCACGGTTGTGTTGGATGCGGATAAGTGCGGTAAAATATCACGATATGATAATGACTTGTCAATTATCAGGCAGCTGCAAGGATGTATCACGCAACAGTAA
- a CDS encoding CBS domain-containing protein translates to MKIITTHKNSDFDALACLVAATIIYPDAKPVLPGTINANLKNFLAIHKDLFDLWSPQEVDLDTVETLICVDTHSWSRLDQRLSVLSEKPDLDVIFWDHHEDGDIEARESHLSQTGAAITLLVKQIEKERKLITPIQATLFLIGLYEDTGHLSYPSTRPEDAHAAGFLLDRKADLNILGTFLQPAYGKKQKEILFKMIKQAERSDVNGFSLSVAQSEIHGRVENLAMVMQMYRELMNVDVAIGIFRDVEKDKCMVIGRSGVDEINIGVLMRSLGGGGHPAAGSALVKGANPDALLETVMELLKGNQYSTVMLADIMSYPVVTVNAGTPVGDVAMMLREMGCTGMPVVDDDDNLVGVVSRRDFKKVKKPKQMQSPIKAIMSRNLITIGYDKSAFEAARLMIRHDIGRIPVMKEEKIIGIITRSDAMTYFYDLLPD, encoded by the coding sequence ATGAAAATCATCACCACACATAAAAATTCTGATTTTGATGCGCTGGCTTGTCTTGTGGCAGCCACCATCATATATCCCGATGCCAAACCCGTTCTTCCGGGGACAATTAATGCCAATCTTAAAAATTTTTTAGCCATCCACAAAGATCTTTTTGATTTGTGGTCACCCCAAGAAGTGGATCTGGATACTGTAGAGACCCTTATCTGCGTGGACACCCACTCATGGTCCCGTCTGGATCAAAGATTAAGCGTTTTATCCGAAAAACCAGACCTTGATGTCATTTTCTGGGACCACCACGAAGACGGTGATATTGAAGCCCGAGAGTCACATCTTTCCCAAACAGGTGCTGCGATCACTCTACTTGTCAAACAAATCGAAAAAGAAAGAAAACTGATCACCCCGATCCAAGCCACCTTGTTTTTAATTGGTCTTTATGAAGATACAGGCCATCTGTCCTATCCGTCCACCCGTCCCGAAGACGCTCATGCTGCAGGATTTCTGCTGGACCGCAAGGCGGATCTTAATATCCTGGGCACTTTTTTACAGCCGGCTTATGGTAAGAAACAAAAAGAGATCCTTTTTAAAATGATAAAACAGGCCGAACGAAGTGACGTGAACGGCTTTTCACTGAGTGTCGCCCAATCGGAAATTCACGGTCGGGTAGAAAACCTGGCCATGGTGATGCAGATGTACCGGGAACTGATGAATGTAGACGTGGCCATCGGCATATTCAGGGACGTGGAAAAAGACAAATGCATGGTAATCGGCAGAAGCGGTGTGGATGAAATCAATATTGGTGTACTTATGCGCTCTCTTGGTGGTGGCGGCCATCCCGCAGCAGGCTCGGCCCTGGTCAAGGGCGCTAATCCGGATGCATTGTTAGAAACCGTTATGGAATTGCTCAAGGGCAACCAGTATTCCACGGTCATGCTTGCCGATATCATGTCTTACCCCGTGGTAACGGTAAACGCAGGCACCCCGGTGGGGGATGTGGCCATGATGCTGCGTGAGATGGGATGTACGGGCATGCCTGTTGTGGACGATGATGATAATCTTGTGGGCGTTGTTTCAAGACGTGATTTCAAAAAAGTCAAAAAGCCAAAACAGATGCAGTCCCCGATTAAGGCCATTATGAGCCGAAATCTTATCACCATTGGATATGATAAAAGTGCCTTTGAAGCGGCCCGTCTCATGATCAGGCATGATATCGGAAGAATTCCCGTCATGAAAGAGGAAAAAATTATCGGCATCATCACCCGGTCCGATGCTATGACGTATTTTTACGACCTATTGCCCGATTAA
- a CDS encoding amphi-Trp domain-containing protein — protein MGKEKVLLKSEEKMSKLEAAKLLRDIAEKIEKGKVTLRKGKDETVLDIPERVEVEIKAEEEVGKRKIERKLEIEIEWKVGDHKGAGGQLVIK, from the coding sequence ATGGGTAAAGAAAAAGTTTTATTGAAGAGCGAAGAGAAAATGTCCAAACTTGAAGCAGCAAAGCTGCTGCGTGACATTGCCGAAAAGATCGAAAAGGGAAAAGTGACTCTCAGAAAAGGTAAAGACGAAACCGTACTTGATATTCCAGAACGGGTTGAGGTGGAAATCAAAGCCGAAGAGGAAGTGGGAAAGAGAAAAATCGAAAGAAAACTTGAAATTGAAATTGAGTGGAAGGTAGGTGACCACAAAGGTGCCGGCGGTCAATTGGTGATCAAATAA
- a CDS encoding ParA family protein: MASCKSCKFKFPVALSSLLTLEEKPVDRKRQLGSVARKICITLSKGGVGKTTTSVNLGAGLALAGYKVLLVDTDTQGQSSYILGKKPGAGLTELLTQELPISDCLTEARNNLWLLSGGKSLAGVKRIIDKKNFGAEFTLSEALTPLDSQFDFILIDTSPGWDQLIVNVLFYSTEVLVPVALEVMPLHGMSEFMKSLGAIQKYRSEVQLKYIVPTFLDLRIKGPRVLYDQLKKLYPQQLCRPIRYNESLAEAPSFGKTIFEFAPGSTASEDYRSLVRTVSGNASALLK; the protein is encoded by the coding sequence ATGGCTAGCTGCAAATCATGCAAATTTAAATTTCCTGTAGCCCTTTCCTCGCTTCTGACATTGGAAGAAAAACCAGTCGATAGAAAACGCCAATTAGGATCTGTGGCCAGAAAAATCTGCATCACTCTAAGCAAGGGTGGCGTAGGCAAAACTACTACCAGTGTGAATCTGGGTGCAGGGCTTGCGTTGGCCGGATATAAAGTTCTTTTAGTGGATACCGATACCCAGGGACAATCCTCTTATATTCTTGGGAAAAAGCCTGGTGCCGGTCTGACCGAACTTTTAACCCAGGAACTTCCGATTTCTGACTGCCTGACCGAGGCACGGAATAATCTATGGCTGCTTTCGGGTGGAAAATCCCTGGCAGGCGTTAAACGTATTATTGACAAAAAAAATTTTGGTGCTGAATTTACTTTATCGGAAGCTCTAACGCCTTTGGATAGTCAGTTTGATTTTATTTTAATTGATACATCCCCGGGATGGGACCAATTGATTGTTAATGTCCTTTTTTATTCAACCGAAGTGTTAGTGCCTGTTGCCTTAGAAGTCATGCCTTTGCATGGGATGTCCGAGTTCATGAAAAGCCTTGGAGCCATTCAAAAATACAGAAGTGAAGTTCAACTAAAATACATTGTGCCCACATTCCTTGACTTGCGGATCAAGGGGCCAAGGGTGCTGTACGATCAACTTAAAAAATTGTATCCCCAGCAATTATGCAGACCCATTCGATATAATGAAAGTCTGGCTGAAGCGCCTTCTTTTGGGAAAACCATTTTTGAATTTGCACCAGGCTCAACAGCCTCGGAAGACTATCGAAGTCTGGTTCGTACGGTGTCAGGAAATGCATCGGCTCTTCTTAAATAA
- a CDS encoding aldehyde ferredoxin oxidoreductase C-terminal domain-containing protein: protein MNQINLKEIKRKSYQPAIVRQGYTDHSLHVNLSENVINICDIEEKIKQKFIGGKGYDLWLMWHAVSKTTRWDDPENAICISSGPLGGVPGYPGGGKSVVTAISPLTGAPIDSNVGGYFGPYKKFAGFDVIQLDGRAEQDTVILIDGIENTIKLFQANSLPGDAYEMSTALTHYFDEKKPGNVSVVNTGPGAENTYFGCLNFSWWDAGRKRVRYKQAGRGGIGTVFADKKIKAVVARYGVVTMKTNQPADPEALKTVTKTYAKEITTLDPKQNRMALVGTTHLVPIMNDHDCLPVHNFKFGSHPEGKVIGEETYEHIFDKGFDGCWKGCAVACSHGVKDFFPLTGPYKAKRVFVDGPEYETVAGCGSNLGIFDAHTILEMNFYCDAYGLDTISVGTSIAFAMECFESGQITLDHTGGMDLSFGNRFNALELIHQMAQGKGFGTIVGKGVRRMKAIFTRDFGADSAFLQDIGMESKGLEFSEYMTKESLAQQGGYGLALKGPQHDEAWLIFLDMVHNFMPTFENKAEALHWFPMFRTWFSLCGLCKLPWNDIVPEDNKETAEPAKVVKHVAWYADFFSAVTGRKVSPEDLITMSEAVYNFQRIFNLKMGYGTREHDTIPYRAMGPVTNEEYESRAERYDTQLKEIHGIDISAMDVPAKVTALRKTREKQYERLKDAVYKRRGWTANGIPTVETVKRLGIDFPEVLEVLKANGVV, encoded by the coding sequence ATGAATCAGATCAATCTCAAGGAAATTAAACGAAAATCCTACCAACCAGCTATAGTGCGTCAGGGATATACAGACCATTCCCTTCACGTCAACCTCAGTGAAAATGTGATCAATATCTGTGATATTGAAGAAAAGATTAAACAAAAATTTATTGGCGGCAAAGGGTATGATCTTTGGCTGATGTGGCATGCCGTGTCCAAAACTACCCGATGGGATGATCCTGAAAACGCCATCTGCATTTCATCGGGCCCTTTGGGTGGCGTTCCGGGATATCCAGGCGGCGGAAAGAGTGTTGTCACCGCCATTTCTCCCTTGACAGGGGCGCCTATCGATTCAAACGTCGGTGGTTATTTCGGGCCGTATAAGAAATTTGCAGGCTTTGACGTCATTCAATTGGACGGCCGGGCTGAGCAGGATACGGTAATCCTCATAGACGGAATAGAAAACACCATTAAGTTGTTCCAAGCAAACAGCCTTCCTGGGGATGCGTATGAGATGTCAACGGCCTTGACACACTATTTTGACGAAAAAAAACCGGGTAATGTTTCTGTGGTTAATACAGGCCCCGGGGCGGAAAATACCTATTTCGGCTGTTTGAATTTTTCCTGGTGGGATGCCGGGCGCAAGAGGGTCCGGTATAAACAAGCCGGTAGAGGCGGTATTGGAACGGTATTTGCCGACAAGAAAATTAAAGCGGTTGTGGCAAGGTATGGTGTTGTTACCATGAAAACCAACCAGCCCGCTGATCCGGAAGCACTTAAAACGGTTACCAAAACCTATGCCAAGGAGATTACCACCCTCGATCCCAAGCAGAACCGGATGGCCCTGGTCGGTACCACCCATCTGGTGCCTATTATGAACGATCATGACTGTTTGCCTGTCCATAATTTCAAGTTTGGTTCCCATCCGGAAGGCAAAGTTATTGGCGAAGAAACCTATGAACATATTTTTGACAAGGGATTTGACGGCTGCTGGAAAGGCTGTGCCGTGGCCTGTTCCCACGGGGTAAAGGATTTTTTCCCTCTTACCGGACCGTATAAGGCCAAAAGGGTTTTTGTGGATGGGCCTGAATATGAAACCGTGGCCGGATGCGGGTCCAACTTAGGCATTTTTGATGCCCATACCATTCTTGAGATGAATTTTTACTGTGATGCCTACGGTCTGGATACCATCTCTGTGGGTACCTCCATCGCTTTTGCCATGGAGTGTTTTGAGAGCGGCCAGATTACTTTGGATCACACCGGTGGTATGGATTTGAGTTTCGGCAACCGGTTCAACGCACTGGAACTTATTCACCAGATGGCCCAGGGCAAAGGCTTTGGTACGATTGTGGGCAAAGGCGTCCGCCGGATGAAAGCAATTTTTACCAGGGATTTCGGCGCAGATTCTGCCTTTTTGCAGGATATCGGCATGGAATCCAAGGGGCTGGAATTCTCCGAATACATGACCAAGGAGAGTCTGGCCCAGCAAGGGGGCTACGGGCTGGCCCTCAAAGGTCCCCAGCATGACGAGGCCTGGCTGATTTTCCTGGACATGGTTCACAATTTTATGCCCACCTTTGAAAACAAGGCTGAAGCCTTGCACTGGTTCCCCATGTTCAGGACGTGGTTCAGTTTGTGCGGTTTGTGTAAATTGCCCTGGAATGATATTGTCCCCGAAGATAACAAAGAGACCGCAGAACCGGCAAAGGTAGTAAAACACGTGGCCTGGTATGCGGATTTCTTTTCTGCGGTGACCGGCAGAAAGGTCAGTCCCGAGGATCTGATCACCATGAGTGAAGCCGTATACAACTTCCAGCGGATTTTCAATCTTAAGATGGGGTACGGCACCCGGGAACACGATACCATACCCTACCGTGCAATGGGTCCGGTAACCAATGAAGAGTACGAATCCCGGGCTGAACGTTACGATACTCAGTTAAAGGAAATCCATGGCATTGATATTTCCGCCATGGATGTGCCGGCAAAAGTAACCGCTCTGCGCAAAACGCGCGAAAAACAATACGAACGGCTTAAAGATGCGGTATATAAACGCAGGGGCTGGACCGCCAACGGTATACCAACCGTTGAAACGGTCAAGCGTCTTGGCATAGATTTTCCCGAAGTGCTCGAGGTGCTTAAAGCCAACGGGGTGGTCTAA